One Candidatus Binatia bacterium DNA window includes the following coding sequences:
- the manC gene encoding mannose-1-phosphate guanylyltransferase produces MGDPELYTIVMAGGQGTRFWPLSRRNLPKQALKIGGRRTLLEETLSRARAFCPPERTLIVTAREHAPLVRRLARGIPRSNVLVEPRGRNTAPCIALAAAWIRARGQDPVTVVLPADHRIGNPGQFLASLRRAVSLARSRDVLVTLGVRPRFPETGYGYIELGEEIRRPRGWLVRKFHEKPDPATAAKYCRSGRYLWNSGIFVWRTSVFWEELSRHAPGVAGRLERVWDSARPARRIEGAYRRLPAVSVDHAVLERTRRAAVVAADFSWSDVGSWAAMPDVWGTDRRGNASRGRVLFVDSSDNVVFAGRRLVALLGVERLVVVDAGDAILVCRREKAQEVRKVVAGLRAKGLGRFS; encoded by the coding sequence GTGGGTGATCCCGAACTCTACACGATCGTCATGGCAGGCGGCCAGGGGACTCGCTTCTGGCCGCTGAGTCGCAGGAACCTTCCGAAACAGGCCCTGAAGATCGGAGGGCGGCGAACGCTCCTGGAGGAGACGCTTTCGCGGGCGAGGGCTTTCTGCCCCCCGGAGCGCACGCTGATCGTGACGGCGAGAGAGCACGCTCCTCTCGTCCGCCGACTCGCCCGGGGAATTCCGCGGTCGAACGTGCTCGTCGAGCCGCGCGGGAGGAACACGGCGCCGTGCATCGCGCTGGCCGCGGCTTGGATCCGCGCGAGGGGACAAGACCCCGTGACCGTCGTTCTACCGGCCGACCACCGCATCGGGAACCCCGGGCAGTTTCTCGCTTCGCTGCGGCGGGCCGTCTCCCTCGCACGCAGTCGGGACGTTCTCGTGACCCTGGGTGTTCGGCCACGCTTTCCCGAAACGGGCTACGGCTACATCGAACTCGGCGAGGAGATCCGCCGGCCGCGCGGCTGGCTCGTCCGGAAGTTCCACGAAAAACCCGATCCCGCGACGGCCGCGAAGTACTGCCGGAGCGGAAGGTACCTCTGGAACTCGGGAATTTTCGTCTGGCGGACCTCGGTTTTCTGGGAAGAGCTCTCCCGCCACGCGCCGGGCGTGGCCGGCCGACTCGAACGTGTCTGGGACTCGGCGCGCCCGGCCCGACGGATCGAGGGGGCCTACCGACGTCTCCCCGCCGTCTCGGTCGACCACGCCGTCCTCGAACGCACCCGGCGGGCCGCCGTCGTCGCGGCGGACTTTTCCTGGAGCGACGTGGGAAGCTGGGCGGCCATGCCGGATGTCTGGGGGACGGACCGCCGTGGCAACGCGTCGCGGGGCCGCGTTCTTTTCGTCGACTCGAGCGACAACGTCGTCTTCGCCGGCCGCCGGCTCGTCGCGCTTCTGGGGGTGGAGCGTCTCGTCGTCGTCGACGCCGGCGACGCGATCCTCGTCTGCCGCCGCGAAAAAGCCCAGGAGGTCCGAAAAGTCGTCGCCGGGTTGCGCGCGAAGGGACTCGGGCGGTTTTCCTGA
- the rluD gene encoding pseudouridine synthase, whose translation MELRVEDGCPPTRLDRYLARHVPSLSRRALRRFRGKLFVNDRAVPRSTLVRPGDRIRLPDELLRSLEPPRAELPELRFLYDDGDLFALDKPPGIPTVQVAGGDPVSLASGLLGRWPELGSVGSSPGEAGLVHRLDRGTSGVVLGARKPELYRELREAFRRRSVRKEYWALVEGDVAGEGCVSVPLVRGSRRGSVVRPARRGERGRPAETRFLPVVRYGKVTLLRVTISTGVLHQVRVHLASVGHPVVGDERYGATRFPRLLAPGRHALHATRIEFDHPSSRERIAVESPLPDDLSRALQEIRTKGERSGG comes from the coding sequence ATGGAGCTCCGTGTCGAGGACGGCTGCCCTCCGACTCGGCTCGATCGGTACCTCGCCCGGCACGTCCCGAGTCTTTCCCGCCGGGCGCTACGTCGCTTCCGGGGGAAGCTCTTCGTGAACGACCGGGCCGTGCCGCGCAGTACGCTGGTGCGCCCCGGAGACCGGATCCGCCTTCCCGACGAGCTGCTCCGGAGCCTCGAACCCCCGAGGGCCGAACTCCCCGAACTGCGTTTCCTCTACGACGACGGAGACCTTTTCGCCCTCGACAAGCCTCCCGGGATTCCCACGGTCCAGGTCGCAGGGGGAGACCCCGTGAGCCTCGCCTCGGGACTTCTCGGGCGCTGGCCGGAGCTCGGGAGTGTCGGGTCGTCGCCCGGAGAGGCCGGCCTCGTCCACCGCCTCGACCGCGGTACGTCGGGGGTCGTGCTGGGAGCTCGGAAACCGGAACTTTACCGCGAGCTCAGGGAAGCTTTCCGCCGGCGCTCCGTCCGCAAGGAATACTGGGCGCTCGTGGAAGGAGACGTCGCCGGAGAAGGGTGCGTGAGCGTCCCCCTCGTTCGAGGATCGAGGCGAGGTTCCGTGGTGCGGCCCGCGAGACGGGGTGAGCGCGGGCGTCCCGCGGAGACCCGGTTCCTACCGGTCGTGCGCTACGGAAAGGTCACGCTCTTGCGCGTGACGATCTCGACGGGCGTCCTCCACCAGGTGCGCGTACACCTTGCGAGCGTCGGGCACCCGGTCGTGGGCGACGAACGGTACGGAGCGACCCGCTTCCCGCGTCTTCTCGCTCCGGGGCGGCACGCGCTCCACGCGACACGCATCGAGTTCGACCACCCCTCGAGCCGGGAGCGGATCGCCGTGGAAAGCCCGCTACCCGACGATCTCTCCCGCGCTCTCCAGGAGATCCGCACGAAGGGCGAGCGCTCAGGCGGGTGA
- the ctaD gene encoding cytochrome c oxidase subunit 1, with translation MSQAAVAAHGAEVHHEELGFWRRYVFSTDHKTIGRQFLFLGLVMMLLGGILALLVRWELGWPETRVPLMGWVPEPFMYDGYMGPEFYNAVFTMHATIMIFFAVMPILVGGFGNFLIPLMIGARDMAFPFLNMLSFWVAVVAGVIMLAGFFVPGGHAATGWTAYAPLSAVPTYSGVDWGQNLWCLSLIVLGISSLMGSINYITTVVNMRAPGMTFFRLPLVIWSLFIVAILLLLALPVLTAALGMLLFDRMAGTSFFLPEGGGEPLLWQHLFWFFGHPEVYILILPAMGVASEILPVFARKPIFGYRAMAYSMIAIAFLSWIVWGHHMFQSGMNPTLGSTFMITTMLIAVPSAIKTFNWLGTLWGGDIHFTTPMLNALAFVSMFVIGGLSGIYMASTPVDIFIHDTYFIVAHIHYVVFGGSVFAIFAAVYYWFPKMFGRMMNETLGKIHFWLTFVAFNCTFFPMHILGVGGHMRRIYNPLQYEFLKPLQPINEFISISAICLGIAQIPFIVNFFWSLAFGRKAERNPWKANTLEWDAPSPPPHGNFESIPTVYRGPYEYSSPLVPEDWLPQTRRLAPERAAAATVS, from the coding sequence ATGAGCCAAGCCGCGGTGGCAGCGCACGGAGCCGAGGTCCATCACGAGGAACTCGGCTTCTGGCGACGCTACGTCTTCTCCACGGACCACAAGACGATCGGCCGGCAGTTTCTCTTTCTCGGTCTGGTCATGATGCTCCTGGGCGGCATCCTGGCGCTGCTCGTGCGCTGGGAGCTCGGATGGCCCGAGACGCGGGTTCCGCTGATGGGTTGGGTGCCCGAACCCTTCATGTACGACGGCTACATGGGGCCCGAGTTCTACAACGCCGTCTTCACGATGCACGCGACGATCATGATCTTTTTCGCCGTCATGCCCATCCTGGTGGGCGGGTTCGGCAACTTTCTCATCCCCCTCATGATCGGCGCCCGCGACATGGCCTTTCCCTTTCTCAACATGCTTTCGTTCTGGGTGGCGGTCGTGGCCGGTGTGATCATGCTCGCGGGCTTTTTCGTGCCCGGAGGGCACGCCGCGACGGGCTGGACGGCCTACGCCCCGCTTTCGGCGGTGCCCACGTATTCCGGCGTCGACTGGGGACAGAACCTCTGGTGCCTGAGTCTCATCGTCCTCGGCATTTCCTCGCTCATGGGTTCGATCAACTACATCACGACGGTCGTGAACATGCGGGCTCCGGGCATGACGTTCTTCCGGCTACCGCTCGTCATCTGGTCGCTCTTCATCGTCGCGATCCTCCTCCTCCTGGCTCTCCCCGTGCTCACGGCCGCGCTCGGTATGCTTCTCTTCGACCGGATGGCCGGCACGAGCTTTTTCCTTCCCGAGGGCGGCGGGGAGCCTCTTCTCTGGCAGCACCTTTTCTGGTTTTTCGGCCACCCCGAAGTCTACATCCTGATCCTGCCGGCCATGGGCGTGGCCTCGGAGATCCTGCCCGTTTTCGCCCGCAAGCCCATCTTCGGCTACCGAGCCATGGCCTACTCGATGATCGCCATCGCGTTCCTCAGCTGGATCGTCTGGGGTCACCACATGTTCCAGAGCGGCATGAACCCGACCCTCGGGTCGACGTTCATGATCACCACGATGCTCATCGCGGTGCCCTCGGCCATCAAGACCTTCAACTGGCTCGGGACGCTCTGGGGGGGCGACATCCACTTCACGACTCCGATGTTGAACGCTCTCGCCTTCGTGTCGATGTTCGTCATCGGCGGGCTCAGCGGGATCTACATGGCCTCCACCCCGGTCGACATCTTCATCCACGACACCTACTTCATCGTGGCGCACATCCACTACGTGGTGTTCGGCGGTAGCGTCTTCGCCATCTTCGCGGCCGTCTACTACTGGTTCCCGAAGATGTTCGGCCGGATGATGAACGAGACGCTCGGGAAGATCCACTTCTGGCTCACGTTCGTGGCCTTCAACTGCACCTTCTTCCCCATGCACATCCTGGGCGTGGGCGGGCACATGCGCCGGATCTACAATCCGCTCCAGTACGAGTTCCTGAAGCCGCTCCAGCCCATCAACGAGTTCATCAGCATCTCGGCCATCTGTCTCGGCATCGCACAGATCCCCTTCATCGTGAACTTCTTCTGGAGTCTCGCCTTCGGGCGGAAGGCCGAACGCAACCCCTGGAAGGCCAACACGCTCGAGTGGGACGCCCCGTCGCCGCCACCCCACGGAAACTTCGAGTCGATTCCCACCGTCTACCGGGGACCGTACGAGTACAGCTCCCCGCTCGTCCCCGAAGACTGGCTGCCCCAGACCCGCAGGCTCGCTCCGGAGCGCGCGGCGGCCGCCACCGTCTCCTGA
- the petB gene encoding cytochrome b6, which yields MSRWEEFKRQITESQVWQSIFRHGYDDTPRNRVLMVSGNVWLHLHPSKVRRHAVRLRFTWCMGGITFLMFLVTVVTGIYLMFYYRPTAEYAYADMKYLEFDMPFGMLMRNMHRWAAHGMVIAVWLHMFRVFLTGSYKPPREFNWVVGVILLVLTLLLSFTGYLLPWDQLSIWAVTVGSNMGAATPLLGHQGPFHEFFGVNPIYDARAFLFGGGEIGSHTLLRFYILHCIFIPLVASLFMAVHFWRIRRDGFSGPPL from the coding sequence ATGAGTCGTTGGGAAGAGTTCAAGCGGCAGATCACGGAATCGCAGGTCTGGCAGTCCATCTTTCGCCACGGCTACGACGACACCCCGCGGAACCGGGTTCTCATGGTGTCGGGGAACGTGTGGCTGCACCTCCACCCCTCGAAGGTCCGCCGCCACGCGGTACGCCTGCGCTTCACCTGGTGCATGGGCGGCATCACGTTTCTCATGTTTCTCGTGACGGTCGTCACGGGCATCTACCTCATGTTCTACTACCGCCCTACGGCCGAGTACGCCTACGCGGACATGAAATACCTCGAGTTCGACATGCCGTTCGGCATGCTCATGCGGAACATGCACCGATGGGCCGCTCACGGGATGGTCATCGCCGTGTGGCTCCACATGTTCCGCGTGTTTCTGACCGGTTCCTACAAGCCGCCGCGGGAGTTCAACTGGGTCGTCGGCGTGATTCTGCTCGTCCTCACGCTCCTTCTGAGCTTCACGGGATACCTGCTGCCCTGGGATCAGCTTTCCATCTGGGCCGTCACCGTGGGCTCGAACATGGGAGCCGCGACGCCGCTTCTGGGACACCAGGGGCCCTTCCACGAGTTCTTCGGGGTCAACCCCATCTACGACGCGCGCGCCTTCCTCTTCGGCGGAGGAGAGATCGGGTCCCACACGCTCCTGCGGTTCTACATCCTCCACTGTATTTTCATCCCGCTCGTGGCGAGCCTTTTCATGGCCGTCCACTTCTGGCGTATCCGCCGCGACGGCTTCTCGGGGCCGCCGCTCTGA
- a CDS encoding glycosyl transferase, translated as MRIAAITVNWNRTELTLRCLESLLAARRAPDEIYVVDNGSDPDPSETFRACWPGLRVLRHPRNLGFAAGVNLGLREGLRGPSEAFFVVNNDAVVHEDCLVRLEEALEEDPTRAVVGAKTLTRERPPRIHTAYGVLTFHGPLVQQRGWMEEDIRAYDRMSEVDYVSGCAMLLRREAVERVGLFDEFFFAYHEDLDWCTRAWKAGFRVVYVPSAIVFHEMHASTGGGGYESPITYLSQRNAILFVKKHATKPQLLKFALHLPVNLLKDAVLRARRREWRGYRLRVRGLVDGLLGREVPVSELGLDGHGSS; from the coding sequence ATGCGGATCGCCGCGATCACGGTGAACTGGAACCGCACCGAGCTGACCCTCCGGTGTCTCGAGAGCCTCTTGGCTGCCCGCAGGGCTCCGGACGAAATCTACGTGGTGGACAACGGTTCCGATCCCGATCCCTCCGAGACCTTTCGGGCCTGCTGGCCCGGCCTGCGAGTCCTTCGCCACCCGAGGAACCTCGGGTTCGCGGCCGGGGTGAACCTGGGCTTGCGAGAAGGACTGCGGGGCCCCTCCGAGGCGTTTTTCGTCGTGAACAACGATGCCGTCGTCCACGAGGACTGCCTCGTTCGACTCGAAGAAGCCCTCGAGGAGGATCCGACCCGCGCCGTGGTCGGTGCCAAGACCCTCACGCGGGAACGCCCCCCGCGAATCCACACGGCCTACGGCGTCCTCACCTTCCACGGGCCTCTCGTCCAGCAGCGGGGCTGGATGGAAGAGGACATCCGTGCCTACGACCGGATGTCCGAAGTGGACTACGTCTCGGGGTGCGCCATGTTGCTTCGCCGCGAGGCCGTCGAACGCGTGGGGTTGTTCGACGAGTTCTTTTTCGCCTACCACGAGGATCTGGACTGGTGCACGCGCGCCTGGAAGGCCGGCTTCCGGGTCGTTTACGTCCCGTCGGCGATCGTGTTCCACGAAATGCACGCGTCCACCGGTGGCGGCGGCTACGAGAGCCCCATCACCTACCTCTCGCAGAGAAACGCGATTCTCTTCGTGAAAAAGCACGCGACGAAACCACAACTTCTCAAGTTCGCCCTCCATCTGCCCGTCAACCTGCTCAAGGACGCCGTCCTGCGCGCGAGGAGGCGAGAGTGGCGGGGCTACCGCCTGCGAGTGCGCGGGCTGGTCGACGGCCTTCTGGGAAGGGAAGTTCCGGTCTCGGAACTGGGGCTCGACGGTCATGGCTCCTCCTAG
- a CDS encoding radical SAM protein produces the protein MFLPPRRQPSGLFRRWKSFRVRNRYLTPRRIFNYFLVHAEMKLGRTRLRSRPYRLCVDVTNRCNLGCPFCPTGRKEAGRPPGDMDFSLFREIVDELAPYVMSVELFNWGEPFFHRGLADFVAYANSRRIVTLVSSNLSFRLREETARRLVESGLTYLTASVDGADQRSYEVYRRGGKFPLVLENLRLFVRLKHELGTDFPRLWWQYLVFAHNEGRVEEARRLATELGLDAFSAMGGIYEDPAWAPSREYDLPFLELDENRCRWLWTKAVFHWDGGMASCCMGFYAHDDFGVWRRGNFGRLWNNEKFVRARRIWTEPDSPLPESHFCTACDKVRLYRGLPLASPMSRARESRKVAAA, from the coding sequence ATGTTCCTTCCGCCCCGACGCCAGCCGTCCGGGCTTTTCCGGCGCTGGAAGAGCTTCCGTGTTCGGAACCGTTACCTCACGCCGCGACGGATATTCAACTATTTCCTCGTGCACGCCGAAATGAAACTCGGCCGGACACGGCTCCGCTCCCGTCCCTACCGCCTCTGTGTGGACGTGACGAACCGCTGCAACCTCGGGTGTCCTTTCTGCCCGACCGGGAGAAAGGAGGCCGGCCGCCCCCCGGGCGACATGGACTTCTCGCTGTTCCGCGAGATCGTGGACGAGCTCGCTCCCTACGTGATGAGCGTCGAGCTTTTCAACTGGGGCGAGCCTTTCTTCCACCGGGGTCTCGCGGACTTCGTGGCCTACGCCAATTCCAGGCGGATCGTGACGCTCGTGTCGAGCAACCTGAGCTTTCGTCTGCGCGAGGAGACGGCGCGGCGGCTCGTCGAGAGCGGGCTCACGTATCTCACGGCTTCGGTCGACGGCGCCGACCAGCGAAGCTACGAGGTCTACCGGCGCGGAGGGAAGTTCCCGCTGGTCCTCGAGAACCTCCGCCTTTTCGTGCGCCTCAAGCACGAACTCGGGACGGACTTTCCGCGACTCTGGTGGCAGTACCTGGTTTTCGCCCACAACGAGGGCCGCGTCGAGGAAGCCCGGCGTCTCGCCACCGAGCTCGGTCTCGATGCCTTCTCGGCCATGGGCGGCATCTACGAGGACCCGGCCTGGGCCCCTTCGAGGGAGTACGACCTTCCCTTCCTGGAACTCGACGAGAACCGTTGCCGCTGGCTCTGGACGAAGGCCGTCTTTCACTGGGACGGGGGCATGGCGTCCTGCTGCATGGGGTTTTACGCGCACGACGATTTCGGGGTCTGGCGGCGGGGGAATTTCGGGCGACTCTGGAACAACGAGAAGTTCGTCCGGGCTCGGAGGATCTGGACCGAGCCGGACTCGCCGCTTCCCGAAAGCCATTTCTGCACGGCCTGCGACAAAGTCCGCCTCTACCGTGGATTGCCTCTCGCCTCGCCCATGAGCCGGGCGCGGGAGAGTCGAAAGGTCGCTGCCGCATGA
- a CDS encoding glycosyl transferase gives MTLPSVAVVVVHWNRWPETRNCLRSLARLTYPNREVVVVDNGSRTPIEKELAREFPWATRLRLERNTGYTGGNNAALRYALGRGHEYFFLLNNDAVVAPDCVEKALEVAESDERIGVLGMKVLSLEDPSRIWVAYGQVTYRQGLVRLVGYLERDRGQYEEVRDVEWVPGTALFFRRRALETVGLLDDRFFAYHEDVDWCTSARALGFRVVYAPGPVVFHKGHGSSGGRGYLTPRQYLAGRSMVLFVRKHASPAQKAKFTLFTLGTLPLQYVRRLLRNEQGGVVLKARGLYDGWKGKDVPVAELGLV, from the coding sequence ATGACGCTTCCGTCCGTGGCCGTCGTCGTGGTTCACTGGAACCGCTGGCCGGAGACGCGCAACTGCCTCCGGAGCCTCGCGAGACTCACGTACCCGAACCGGGAAGTCGTCGTCGTGGACAACGGATCGAGGACGCCGATCGAAAAGGAGCTCGCCCGGGAATTCCCCTGGGCTACGCGGCTCCGGCTGGAACGCAACACCGGATACACCGGCGGGAACAACGCCGCGCTCCGCTACGCTCTCGGACGCGGACACGAGTACTTTTTTCTTCTGAACAACGACGCCGTCGTGGCTCCGGACTGCGTCGAGAAAGCGCTGGAAGTCGCGGAGTCGGACGAGCGCATCGGAGTCCTCGGGATGAAGGTGCTGTCGTTGGAAGACCCTTCGCGGATCTGGGTCGCGTACGGCCAGGTCACCTACCGGCAGGGGCTCGTCCGGCTCGTCGGCTACCTGGAAAGAGACCGGGGCCAGTACGAGGAAGTGCGGGACGTCGAGTGGGTGCCGGGGACCGCGCTGTTTTTCCGGAGGAGGGCTCTCGAGACGGTCGGTCTCCTCGACGACCGTTTTTTCGCCTACCACGAGGACGTCGACTGGTGCACTTCCGCGCGGGCGCTCGGGTTCCGTGTCGTCTACGCCCCGGGTCCCGTCGTTTTCCACAAGGGACACGGGAGCTCCGGAGGGCGCGGGTACCTGACACCGCGGCAGTACCTGGCCGGCCGGAGTATGGTGCTTTTCGTGAGAAAACACGCCTCCCCGGCCCAGAAAGCCAAATTCACACTTTTCACCCTGGGCACGTTGCCTCTCCAGTACGTGCGGCGACTCCTCCGGAACGAGCAGGGGGGAGTCGTGCTCAAGGCGCGCGGGCTCTACGACGGCTGGAAGGGGAAAGACGTGCCCGTGGCGGAGCTCGGGCTCGTATGA
- the wecB gene encoding UDP-N-acetylglucosamine 2-epimerase, with the protein MKPEVLVVFGTRPEAIKLAPVVRALRRFFTVRVCATAQHRQMLDQVLRLFDIVPDYDLDLMRENQNLYDTTARALEGLRPVIEAENPKAVVVQGDTTTTFAAALAAYYARIPVAHVEAGLRTGDPYRPFPEEGNRRLTTHLARWHFAPTEKARENLAREGIPAESTFVTGNPGIDALSWVAERIRSGELRVDWPPGLAGAFERRNLLLVTGHRRESFGPGFERICRALRTLASRHRDLSVVYPVHLNPNVREPVFRLLAGVPGIYLTEPLDYAPFVALMQRADLVLTDSGGIQEEAPALRKPVLVMREKTERPEAIEAGVAALVGTDEGRIVEAVGRLLEKGEDYRRMASGASPYGDGRAALRIAEILARELGALT; encoded by the coding sequence GTGAAACCCGAGGTCCTGGTCGTCTTCGGGACTCGCCCGGAAGCCATCAAGCTGGCTCCCGTCGTCCGTGCGCTGCGACGCTTCTTCACGGTTCGGGTCTGTGCCACGGCACAGCACAGGCAAATGCTCGACCAGGTCCTCCGGCTTTTCGACATCGTGCCCGACTACGACCTCGATCTCATGCGCGAAAACCAGAATCTCTACGACACGACGGCCCGTGCTCTCGAGGGGCTACGGCCGGTCATCGAAGCCGAAAACCCGAAAGCGGTCGTCGTCCAGGGAGATACGACCACCACGTTCGCGGCCGCGCTCGCGGCCTACTATGCGAGGATTCCGGTGGCCCACGTCGAGGCTGGCCTCAGGACCGGAGACCCCTATCGGCCGTTTCCGGAAGAGGGGAACCGGAGGCTCACCACGCATCTCGCGCGCTGGCACTTCGCGCCGACGGAAAAGGCCCGGGAGAACCTCGCGCGGGAAGGGATCCCCGCGGAATCGACGTTCGTCACGGGAAACCCGGGAATCGACGCCCTCTCGTGGGTCGCGGAGAGAATCCGCAGCGGCGAGCTCCGCGTCGACTGGCCCCCCGGGCTGGCCGGTGCCTTCGAAAGAAGGAACCTGCTCCTGGTCACCGGCCACAGGCGCGAAAGCTTCGGCCCGGGTTTCGAACGGATCTGTCGAGCGCTCCGCACCCTGGCTTCGCGCCACCGCGACCTCTCCGTGGTCTACCCCGTTCACTTGAACCCCAACGTGCGGGAGCCCGTTTTCCGCCTCCTCGCCGGAGTCCCGGGAATTTACCTCACCGAGCCTCTCGACTACGCCCCTTTCGTGGCCCTCATGCAGCGCGCCGACCTCGTCCTGACGGATTCCGGGGGGATCCAGGAGGAAGCGCCCGCCCTTCGGAAGCCCGTACTCGTGATGCGGGAGAAGACGGAAAGGCCCGAGGCGATCGAGGCGGGGGTCGCAGCGCTCGTGGGCACGGACGAGGGGCGAATCGTCGAAGCCGTGGGGCGGCTTCTCGAAAAAGGCGAGGACTACCGGAGGATGGCCTCGGGTGCGAGTCCCTACGGAGACGGCCGGGCCGCTCTGCGGATCGCCGAGATCCTCGCGAGGGAGCTCGGCGCGTTGACTTGA
- a CDS encoding glycosyl hydrolase gives MTDTAVVVVAWNGGEKLARCLRSVRRQFEGDVCVVDNASEPGERERLVAHAREDGRCELLFSAENVGFAEGANRGLRHAFEKNARAAFLLTQDVVLEEGALEKLRETWESHPDAGVVGPVVVDESAGGRELSRGEWFSLPLLCIPRTLLRYRGARSFPYEVRGVLGCAFLLSREAFFRVGGLDGRFFAYYEEVDLCIRLRRAGLRIYVDPRARVRHDGWRGFYRGLGPESAVLKARNLLGLAWKLGNGPEVAFFLPTYAALVLSSAGVYLLRGRRDVARALLHGMSTAWRERKRWRS, from the coding sequence ATGACCGACACCGCCGTCGTCGTCGTCGCGTGGAACGGAGGCGAAAAGCTCGCGCGCTGCCTCCGGAGCGTGCGGAGGCAGTTCGAGGGCGACGTCTGCGTGGTGGACAACGCGTCCGAGCCGGGAGAAAGGGAACGTCTGGTCGCGCACGCTCGGGAAGACGGACGGTGCGAACTCCTCTTTTCGGCGGAAAACGTGGGATTCGCCGAAGGGGCCAACCGGGGACTCCGGCATGCCTTCGAAAAAAACGCCCGCGCGGCGTTTCTCCTCACACAGGACGTCGTCCTCGAGGAGGGAGCTCTCGAGAAACTGCGGGAAACCTGGGAAAGCCACCCCGACGCGGGCGTCGTGGGGCCGGTCGTGGTCGACGAGAGCGCCGGGGGGCGGGAGCTCTCGCGAGGCGAGTGGTTTTCGCTCCCCCTTCTTTGCATCCCACGGACGCTGCTGCGGTACCGGGGCGCTCGTTCCTTTCCCTACGAAGTGAGGGGAGTTCTCGGGTGTGCCTTTCTCCTTTCCCGCGAGGCTTTCTTCCGTGTAGGCGGGCTCGATGGCCGGTTTTTCGCCTACTACGAAGAGGTGGACCTCTGCATTCGGCTGCGGCGTGCGGGACTCCGGATTTACGTCGACCCGCGCGCGCGGGTCCGGCACGACGGGTGGCGGGGCTTCTACCGCGGTCTCGGGCCCGAAAGCGCCGTGCTCAAGGCACGGAACCTCCTCGGCCTCGCGTGGAAGCTCGGCAACGGGCCCGAGGTCGCCTTTTTTTTGCCGACCTACGCCGCGCTCGTACTTTCGAGCGCCGGAGTCTACCTGCTCCGAGGGCGGCGCGACGTGGCGCGTGCCTTGCTCCACGGCATGTCGACCGCGTGGCGGGAGCGGAAACGATGGCGCTCGTGA
- a CDS encoding glycosyl transferase family 1, which translates to MALVIGLGVVASGWGGPLRYAQGLARALAETGGNRYVVFTNRPSAFTGAGVEVVEVPSRGGYFEPLWDQLWLPLAARKTRLDLYHGVKGALPAFLDCAQVATVHDLAVHVYPESFSRLQRAYMRFGLRLAVKKASRILTDSAHTKDDLLRFYGVPPERVVTVPLGVCRRTFFPAEPGCHGVRVRGLEFSEPFFLYAGTVQPRKNVDLVVEAFGESGLYPRARLVVAGRLRPGYHPFWLREPLPGLHYLGPVADDTLADLYRRALALVSPSSYEGFGLTLLEAMASGCPVLALPTSSVPEVLGDAGFLLPEASKKALAEGMRRIFEDPGLRRSLRARGLERSLRFDWRETARRTAEVYHEVAAK; encoded by the coding sequence ATGGCGCTCGTGATCGGACTCGGCGTCGTGGCGAGCGGCTGGGGCGGTCCCCTTCGTTACGCGCAGGGGCTCGCGAGAGCGCTCGCGGAGACCGGCGGAAACCGTTACGTCGTTTTTACGAATCGGCCTTCCGCTTTCACGGGGGCGGGCGTCGAAGTCGTCGAGGTTCCCTCCCGCGGAGGCTATTTCGAGCCGCTCTGGGACCAGCTCTGGTTGCCTCTGGCCGCTCGCAAAACTCGCCTGGACCTCTACCACGGCGTGAAGGGCGCGCTTCCCGCGTTCCTCGATTGCGCGCAGGTGGCCACCGTCCACGACCTGGCCGTGCACGTGTATCCGGAAAGCTTCTCGCGACTCCAGCGGGCCTACATGCGTTTCGGCCTTCGACTGGCCGTAAAAAAGGCGTCTCGCATCCTGACGGACAGCGCTCACACGAAAGACGACCTCCTGCGCTTTTACGGAGTGCCGCCCGAACGCGTCGTCACCGTTCCGCTCGGCGTCTGTCGACGGACCTTCTTTCCGGCGGAACCGGGGTGCCACGGCGTGCGGGTCCGGGGGCTCGAGTTCTCCGAACCTTTCTTCCTTTACGCAGGTACGGTGCAACCCAGGAAAAACGTCGACCTCGTCGTGGAGGCGTTCGGCGAGAGCGGTCTCTACCCCCGGGCGCGGCTCGTCGTCGCGGGCCGCTTGCGTCCGGGATACCACCCCTTCTGGCTGCGGGAGCCGCTGCCGGGGCTCCACTACCTCGGTCCCGTCGCCGACGACACGCTGGCGGACCTCTACCGCCGGGCCCTGGCTCTCGTGAGTCCGTCGAGTTACGAGGGTTTCGGGCTCACGCTCCTCGAAGCCATGGCCTCGGGTTGCCCGGTCCTTGCCCTGCCGACGAGTTCCGTGCCGGAAGTTCTCGGAGACGCGGGGTTTCTTCTGCCCGAAGCGAGCAAGAAGGCGCTGGCCGAGGGAATGCGCCGAATCTTCGAGGACCCGGGCCTTCGCCGGTCGTTGCGGGCCCGGGGCCTCGAGCGGAGTCTCCGGTTCGACTGGAGGGAAACGGCCAGAAGGACGGCGGAAGTGTACCACGAGGTAGCGGCGAAATGA